Genomic window (Brassica oleracea var. oleracea cultivar TO1000 unplaced genomic scaffold, BOL UnpScaffold00579, whole genome shotgun sequence):
aaatttatatgattttaggACAACTTAGTGAAATATGACATAGGTTTCATTTTCTAAAAGTCGATTACTATGCAACTGTTGCGAAGAACATCATCTGTACACTCAAATTTCAGAGTAATGTACTTTATAGGAGCCAAAAGAAAAACGAAAGATACAAAAATAATACAGCATAGTTTAAAAATTCTATACGCTGAAAAAGTAACccaaaaaagttataaaattgCTGAAAGGCATAATTGCATGCAATGGTCTCTGCGAGTGCATGCCATTGTTAAAAGTTCATTTACACGCATACATATCACATACCAAACCACTCTTGTCGTTGTAATTCTTCGAATTTTTTACCTTATTATTTCCTTCTCTACCATGCCTAgctaaatttaaattatagctGGACCAGACTCATGTTCTTCTCAATCTTTTATAGTGTAGCTGTAACCATCTCAAGTGCCGTGGTCCACAGTGATATTTATAAGGGATTAGTTCTGCGGTAATTGAAACAAGTATGTGGAGTATGAtatctttttgttattattaaaatttgaattgtgAAATCAACAAATATGaactaataaaaacaaatgagtGTAGTTAGTGCAAAATATGCATATTATACCGAAATAAAGATGATTATAATGGAATGGAGACCATAATAGATGTGGAACAATTAAAATGATAgtcataattattaaatattttcgactaaaacaattttttttatccaattttcattttataattagaTATAAGTGATCTttatagttttgaaaaaaaaaatcaggctttgtcaattaataaaaaagttatatgtaCAAATACACGGATGCTCCCTCCCGAATATAAGATTTTGTGGAATTagtattttggtttaaaaagcTTTTGGGATTTCGGGggatcaaaataaaaaggaaaaatacatGTGGACTGCAGAGCTTGATATAAATGCCAAGAAGCAAGTGGGAAAACAAAGACTCCAAAGTCATCACTTGTCTCCTCTTCCTTTCTTCTCGGGCCTCGGCAACAACCACAACacaccaaagaagaagaagtgacaTCAAGACACATCATGTCTCCTCCTCTCCAATGCTTTACAATATCCTTTGCCATAGTCCTGTTTCTGAGCTTCTCCAGTGTTCTGTCTCACTCCGACCGGATCACCCGTCTACCCGGTCAACCCCGGGTCGGATTCCAGCAGTACTCTGGTTATGTCACCGTCGACGAAAATAAACAGAGGGCTCTGTTTTACTACTTGGCCGAAGCTGAAACCGATCCCATTAATAAGCCTCTGGTTCTCTGGCTCAATGGAGGTTCGTTTTCATTTTTGACCCTTccatatgttttttattttttattttaaaagcggAGAACAAATGTGGGTTTGGATGGCAGGACCTGGATGTTCATCTTTGGGTGTTGGTGCATTCTCAGAGAACGGACCATTTAGACCAAAAGGACCTGTTTTGGTCAAGAATCAACATAGCTGGAACCAAGGTAATTAAAGCCTTTTAATTCCACATTTCAACTTTTGATCAgttcttgattttcttgatttttattggtGGTTGCAGAGGCAAATATGTTGTATCTAGAGACACCTGTTGGAGTTGGATTCTCATATTCAACTCAGTATGAGAGTGTGAATGATGAAATCACTGGTTAATCGCTTTCGttgttttcttaattatttgtCAAATTCCTAATTCTTGTTCTGAAAAGAAATGATTATTCTTACACTTCAAGCCAAAATTCTTTAGAGAAACTGTGCTGAATCTATTTGATTTAGACTTTGCATAAAGAAAGGTACCACATGCTTTTGtgtctttttcctttctctgaacaaaaaaaacaaaatttctaaccacCATCAACAAGACAGtttttataatagataaaaagatctaaattatttttgtttttaatttaaagattGCAAATCTTGTGATAATGATGACGATGCAGTGACCTGTGAATGCCATTTCCCTGTTTTGTTCTCCTTTTTACATGAAATGAAAACTAacaatatagttatatttttttctcaaagaaTAAAATTTCAGCTTTTGTGTTCTTGCTCTGTCTGAAGACtgacaaaaagaacaaaagaattcAACCTTATTTGCATTTCACATCTGAATATAactgttctcttcttcttcttgtttctttctgTTTGTCTTCACATCTCAAAagttatttctctcttttgtctttttatccACTTCAGCAAGAGACAACCTTGTGTTCTTGCAAAGATGGTTCCTCAAGTTCCCTCACTATCTCAATCGAAGTCTCTTCATCACTGGCGAAAGCTATGCTGGTAACAACTTGTTTTATTTCAGCCATTTCAATCTCTTCATTGTACATACTTCTTTTCTTTAAGAGTTTCAGTTTCCATGCAACTGTAGGCCATTATGTTCCCCAACTAGCTGAGCTTATGATTCAGTACAACCAGAAGCACCATCTGTTCAATCTCAGAGGAATTGCTGTAAGCTTTAAGACACCATCTCATCCTCCACTTATCATATCTATTACAATatggttttttttatattttcctgTTTGTTTTGTAGATTGGCAATCCGGTTCTGGAGTTTTCAACTGACTTCAATTCCCGAGCTGAGTACTTCTGGTCTCACGGCTTGATCTCGGACTCGACTTACAAAATGTTCACTTCTTACTGTAATTACTCACGCTATGTGAGTGAGTACTATAGAGGGTCAATGTCTAGTATCTGCGCTAAAGTGATGAGCCAAGTTAGCACTGAGACTAGTAGATTTGTTGACAAGTATGATGTCACTCTCGACGTCTGTATTCCCTCTGTGCTATCTCAATCCAAAGTCGTAAGCCCTAACGTGAGTCACAAGTCACAACcccacaaacataaaatataagacATGTGTTTATGAACTTTGTTGATTTTTTGATTGAACAGCAAGTGGGAGAATCTGTGGATGTATGTGTTGAAGATGAGACGGTGAAATATCTAAACCGAAGAGATGTGCAGGAAGCTCTTCATGCTCGGCTCGTGGGAGTACGCGAATGGACAGTTTGCAGCAAGTTAGTAGTATTCACCTTCTTCTCTTAATAATTTTCAGATGATTGCTTTTGATGTTAATAGTTTTAATCAAGCAActtatgtttttgtttcctcATGATGAATACAGTGTGCTTGATTACCAACTGCTTGATGTGGAAATACCGACCATTAACATCGTAGGGAGCCTTGTTCAAGCTGGAGTTCCTGTTCTTGTGTACAGTGGAGATCAAGATTCAGTGATCCCGTTGACAGGAAGTAGAACCTTAGTGAGCAGATTGGCCAAACGATTGGGACTGAGAACAAGTGTGCCTTATCGAGTCTGGTTTGCAGGACAACAGGTACACAAACATCACTCCCTAATGGTaaagaaaagagataaaataaaaaacaaaaactaaccCATTCGGTTTGTTGTTTCAGGTTGGTGGCTGGACTCAAGTCTATGGAAATGTCTTGTCATTTGCAACAGTGCGAGGAGCTTCACACGAGGTCCCATTCTCACAGCCTCAGAGATCACTAGTGCTATTTAAAGCGTTCTTGGATAGTCATCCTCTTCCTGAAGAGTTCTGATAGTTACCATGATCTGTTAAGCTTATGTAAAGATTTTGGCAAAAGGTTTAACCTAAGAATATGGTTTATTTAATCGGCGAAAAagccaagaaaagaaaagcggaaagatttgttttatttttgttgttgtaaaagATGTGAACCTTGTAGTAGGAAGGACGTGTATGTTCTTGGAACTTGAGTGTTGTGTTAAACTACAACAGGAGCTTCTACTTGCATTGTTAAGTCTTTAAATTCAAGAGCTATGATTGGTTTTGATAGCATTACAGCTACACTTAACCTCCTTTCATTTTCATGCAACTCTTGTGATGAGTGAATATTCTCTCCTGAATCTGTCTCATTGTCCAAAGGATGTGATACTACCGCAGGTCTCACCGGCCTCACCCTGTAAATATAGACTCCTTTCAATAAATGTGTATTCTAGTGAGAGATTGGCTTTAGGTCAAAGCAGAAACATCACCTGCACTGGAGGTGGCATGAATATTTGAGCAGGTTCGGAAAGTACTTTGTATTTCCACTGTCATTATATGACATTCTTGATGAGTTTATTAGCCAAGTCTCCAATGAAAGCAATCACAAGAACCAAAGTCTTACCTAAAACTCGGTAGTGACATTTTGATTGCTGGTCCCATCCAGTTTCCGAGTTTTTTCTCCATTTCTGAGGTTGCCAGTTCAAGACCATAGTCAGATATCAAAAACATGACACAATTTTTCTCAGATTATAATACACATAGGCTTAAGTCAGACCAAGAAGCAAAGAACTCACCGTCTGATCTAAATTTGATACTGCAGATATCAGCAGAAGCAGCACCATCAACTTCACTAACCTTAACCTCCACCATATCTTCAGGGTGAGACATAGAAGTTCCTAGCGTAAATGTGTCCAATAAACCAAAAGTTCTCTCCCTTTTCCCCTTTGGAACTGCTGTTATTTTCTATTCACAACCACAAAAGTTACTTCTCCAAGAGTTTAGGAAGAATGTCTCCACTTTATGCATACaagattaattttgtttttttcctcaTTTGATAGTTTAAAAGAAGAAACTTAATGAGAGCATAATCAGtaattctcaaaatctaaaaatcactgTTGAGACCAAAGATGAGGCACCAACTTTTGAAAATCTTGCAACTTGGCTTGGTAGTCCTACTTCCTGCAACACCACCATGTTATGTAATGATAGTGCATCATTATCATTCAATCTCTCAACATTAGAGACAAAGTAGACCTATCTACCTTGCGTCCGTGATGACAAGCCTCATCACTGTTTACAAGCACCCTTGCGGCCCATCTAAACGGATATAAGAAAGATGTAAACATCACTACATTTGATAAGTATGTATCTAATTAACATAATATTCTCCAACTTGGTCACTTGAGAGTCAAACTTTGCTTTACTAAAgaatgatatataatttatattagtGTAAGAAGGGGGAATGAATATACGCGCATGATGTAGGAGGGTTCCATACAGTTCCTGCAATCACCACAAGCTGTGAAAAAAGCGACAGACAACAGTAAGAGGAACGATCAAAGAATGTTGTGGAGCGATAATTTTGAGTAAGTTGGGAGCAAGAAGAGACCTCATCGAAGACACCAGCGGGGCTATCATCGTAGCTAGCGAGGAAAAACCCACCAAGAGTGTATCTGAAAATCCCAAAAGAACAATAATGGTTTTGAGGaagacaaaattaaaaatagaaaatgagcCATATAAGAAGCTTGTCTATACCCAAAAGCTTCAACTAATCGAAGCTCCTTAGGGATGAATGCTCGAGCAGTCGCAGCCTTCACAAGATTAATCTGATATAAGGCACTGAaaccaaaacaagaagaaaattcAGCAAAGCATATacaagaaggagaagaacaGCTTGAGACGTTCTTGAAAagctacaaaagaaaaaagaaaaaaaaaattcttgccTTCCTTTGAATATCCATGGAAGTTTGGCATAGCAGGATGAAATCCTTCTCTCTACAACATCCATGGAGAGGGATGCTATCTAATCCACACAGGGAAAAAACATGACTTAGGAGACAAGTTATGAAGATAGCTGAGTGTAAATATCCAAAAATGACATGAAAGCATCTATTAGCTGCACGACAtgtaaaagtataaaattatacataacCATTGAGAAGAAAGATAAAGAGAATCTCAAACACATCACACATGGCCAGATAACTCAACCATATCCAAGTTGTCTGCTCTTAAAACTGTAAAACATCTACTTTGGGTATATATTCCTTAGCAAGAAAGTAAATCCcagaaaggaaagaaaaggaAGCACTATATTGATTATGAGAAAGCATACTCAATGTCTCAACTTTCGATATTAAATCAAACCAGTCACTATGGAGTATGGTCTATGTGTTCAGGCAGTTTTGTCTTAAAAATTCCTTTTCCCGACCAGATTCAGCAACTGCAAGTGGGTTTCTAAAGACAATTCTTAAACGATCATCATGGATAAACCATGAAAGGTCAGTAGCAACACAAGTAGATTCCAAGAACTACTACATGACAAATGCTACTccgaaaaatagaaaaagaaaacatacagTGAAAATAATGAACGTCGTTAAAACCCTCCTGAAGAATAAAATCTTCAACCGGCTTGAGCAGGGTTCTTTGAGAAAGATAAGAActttcaagaaaacaaagagtgGGGAGTTTCTATTGTGTAGATTATTAAAGtagtaataaatgaaaaagaaagaggaacCGACGGAGAGGGTGAAGGTTCGTTGGTGATAGAAGAAGATAGGCTTTGGTTTCTTCGTCCAATCATAAAGACTTTGTCTCTCTTTTTCAAGCTTTTTCTTATTTCGCGCCAATCCCAAGTTAACGTCATCTTCCACCTTCTCTCATTTGCTTATCATTAatgattgtttatttattttttcttttaattaaagtAGGAATAGTTAGGTTTAAACTTTTCTTTCTGCTAAAGATTTACTAGAAATTAGGTTACTTGGCAAAATAAAGTTATTGGAAAAGCTAATTTGCTAAAatgtaattagttttaaatatagaaagaaggataacttaaattaaatatatatatatatatatatatgcttaacTGAAAGcgaaataagattttttagacTAGTTAATGGGTTGAAAATAATCATCTGATAGGAAATTTAGTcttatttgcaaaataaaatatggtAGATCTTTAGATTTGCATTTAAATGATTAACATATCTGGATTCCATCtgttatatatagaaaatgatttaaatatcgACAAAACTATTTCTAGATTTGGAGagtgattttaaatataacacaAATATGTTCTAGAATGTCTGTCTACaagatcatttaaaaaattttagttaggtttattttattttaatattcttaCTTACCAATAATATTATTCTACTTAGCCTTAGCTATTTTTCTTGCTATCATTCCATGATGCATGAGATGAGGAGAATAATTTACAGCACATAAACATccttagaaattaaaaaaaaaattaacatgaaaatGTAAGCTTTTCATAGTTTcagacttcttttttttttacgctGGTTGTATTCAAATTATAAAGAGAAACCTCCAAAAATGTAACACACATCTCACATAAGAGGATTTGGAGGAAGAACAAAGAAACAATAGAGAATAGAGacataaagttaaaaaaacagCAAAGGGAAAAGACACCAGTAGGTGCTTAAAAGGCGATTATTCGCACACCCGTAGAGATCACAGAGCCACCTGTTAGGGGCTATAGATCATGAGGCAGGGCCTCTCTTTGAATGGTGTGAGCCAACCAAGCAGGGCCTCCTTGAGCCACATACGATTGATATCGTTGATCCTTGGTGACACTCACTGCAATGAGTTTAGCCACTCTGTTCTTCTCCGGTTCAACATGATTCAAGGTATAGGTTGAGAAACGATGGAGAGATTGCAAAGTTTCTTGAATTAAGTACTGGACCTCAGGAAACTTAGTAGGGTTTAGCAGGGCTTCCGCCATCATAACACATGAGAACTCGATGATCACTTTGTCAAGGTGGAGATCAGAAAGCGCCATGATCGACCACGCAAGAGAGCGAAGCGAAGCTTCCAACTCAGAAAGAACACCAGAGAAAGCTCTTCTGCTATGTATCACAGGATTACCTATCTCATCTCTGACAAACCAAGACACACCACTACCAAGATTGCTAGGTTGCCAAGAGGTTCCAACATTGCACTTAAGCAAACCTCGGGGAGGTTTGGACCAGGTTCTCTTAGGTGTCTCAATTGTAGGTGCCACAGCAGGGGTTGCAGTCGACTCAACACATGAGTTAACAGTGAGCCACATACCCGCTTCTTCCATAGCTCGAGATAGAACCAGGGAAGGCTCCATTCTCACATGCTCAAAGAAAAAGCCATTTCTAGCTTTCCATATATGCCATAGGACCCATGGAAAAGCGAGACGCACACCCAAGGGGAGGGACGGGTTTCTGCTACACTTCAAGAGATGGAAAAGGTTTAAGAACATCGATGTCTGAGAGTAGCCAGCAGTAGGAGGAGGAATACCGGATAGAGACCATACTTCCTGCGCAAACCTACACTGGAATAGAACATGACAAATAGATTCTGACGCAGACCCACAAGATACACATGTAGTGTCAAGGTGGATGCCTCTAGTACGTAATCTTTCCTTCACCGCCAAAGCTCCAGATAGAGCGCGCCACAGAAAATGTCTGAGTTTAGGGGATGTTTTTGTTCTCCATAGATCAGACCAGAGCTGTTTTTCAATGGGGGGCAAGGCTGGGAAAGGAGAGTTCATCTCCTGTAAGTCCACGAGGAGTTTGTAGCCGCTCTTCGACGAATATTGTCCACTTTTTGTGAAGCACCAGATCGTATTATCGTGACGTGAGGGGTTGATCTTGGTGTTGAGGACAAGTCGCACATCATCAGGACTAAACGTCTCTCTAACACGTGGCACTATCCATTGGCCAGAATGAACATCGATAAGATCAGAAACCTTCAACGTGAGATCCACCGGAGCTTCTTGTCTGTAGTTGGGAACTCGAGGGAGATCATCAAGCAGCCAATTTTCTTGCCACACAAGAGTGTTCTCACCACTGCCAATAGACCGCAACAGACCTTTCGCAAGAAGCTCTCTCCCATGAAGGATACTCCTCCAAGCGTATGAGGGTCTCGTACCAACAGAACTATCAAGGAAGTTACAGTTCTTATGGTAACGATGTTTGAGTATTTGCGCCAGCAGAGAGTTAGGAGAGCTCCAGAGACGCCAAGCCTGCTTGCCTAACAGGGCTTGGTTAAACTTCTCAAGATCATGAAAACCAAGTCCACCAACCTCTTTAGACTTGCATAGTTTCTGCCAAGCAACCCAAGCAATTTTGCTCTTATTATTGCCACtgctccaccaaaactgaatCATAGCACTGGTCATTCTTTCACATGTATCTTTAGGAAGCTTGAAACATGTCATAGCGTAGATCGGCAGAGCCAGACAAATGGATTTGAGTAGTATCTCTTTGCCACCTTGAGATAGTGCCTTTGAGAACCAACCGTTCAGCCGGCCATGAAGCTTTTCACGGAGAAAGCTAAGTAACTTCCTCTTGGAACCACTGAAACATTCAGGTAAGCCAAGGTAGGAACCCTCTCCTCCTTCCGTATCGATTCCAAGAGCTACTTTGACCTCCATTTTGATTTCCTCAGGGACATTAGATCCAAAGATAATAGAGGATTTCTGCTGATTTATCATCTGACCCGATGCATCACCATATAATTTAAGGCAGCGTGAGATTTCCAGAGCATCCTCCACACTCGCTTTACACATCAGTAGGCTATCATCAGCGAATAGGAGATGATGAACTGAAGGGCCCGTAGCCGCCAATCTAATACCATTGATTCTCCCATTCGCTTCTGAGTGGTTAAGGCAGTTCACTAAAGCTTCAGCGCAGAGGATAAATAGGAAAGGAGAGAGTGGGTCTCCTTGCCTAATGCCTCGTTCCGGTTTGATGAAGCCGTGTGAATTACCATTGAGAAGAACCGAGTAAGAAACAGAGCTCACACAACCCATGATCCAATGTATCCAAATTCTGTCAAAACCCATTTTCTCCAAGAGAATCTCGAGGAAGCTCCACTCCACTCTATCATAAGCCTTAGACATATCAGTCTTAATGGCCATGAAATTCTTATCCACTCTGCTATTGGTACGTAGTCCATGTACCATCTCATGTGCAATGAGGATGTTATCAGATATCAAACGGCCTGAGACGAATGCACCTTGAGTTTCTGATATGAGCTCCGGCAGATAGATTTTTAGCCGGTTACACAGAATCTTGGAGATAATTTTGTACTGTACCGAGCATAGGCTTATGGGTCTTAAGTCCTGCATTCTCGACGGTTTGGTGACTTTAGGGATCAGGCTCAGCTGAGTATGGTTCCACCCATCCGGGATTGTCGAGGTTGAGAAGAAAAGTTGAATCTCCTTAACGAGAGCAGGACCCACAATGTGCCAAAACCTTTGGTAGAATACTCCTGTAAGACCATCCTCACCAGGGGCGCTGCTTCCCTTCACACTGAAGGCTGCCTGCTTGATCTCATCATCTGTAACCATTGCAGTAAGCGTTGTATTCATCTCTTGCGTGACCCTACTTTGGAATCCTTCAAAGAGAGACTCGAGGTCGAAAGGGTTAGTACTCATGAAGAGATCCCTGAAATACTCTACTGCTATGTAACCTTTAGCTCCCTCCGAGAAATGCTCACCTCCCAGCTCGTCTAATAACATGAGAATCCGATTCTGGATCTTCTTCCCCTTGACACAGTTATGAAAATACCGAGTATTCCGGTCCCCTGCTTTCAGCCATTCCTCCCTGCATTTTTGCCTCCAGTATCGTTCTTCATCCAAATAGGCAGTAGCTAGTTGCTGACGCAAGAGCTTCATAGAGTGAAAGTTGGGATGAAGCTTAGACACTTCAAACTCCAGATCAAGCTTCAACCGTGTGATCTTATCCTTCGAGTTGAAACTGGTATGGCGTTTCCACTTAGCAATGTCTTGACGACATCGAGCAATACGTGCAACAGTACAGGAATCATCCTCTTCAGCCCCACACCAGCTCTGCTTTATCAGGTCTTCAAAACCTTCCTCATCAGCCATTCTTTTATCAA
Coding sequences:
- the LOC106319714 gene encoding serine carboxypeptidase-like 45, with the protein product MSPPLQCFTISFAIVLFLSFSSVLSHSDRITRLPGQPRVGFQQYSGYVTVDENKQRALFYYLAEAETDPINKPLVLWLNGGPGCSSLGVGAFSENGPFRPKGPVLVKNQHSWNQEANMLYLETPVGVGFSYSTQYESVNDEITARDNLVFLQRWFLKFPHYLNRSLFITGESYAGHYVPQLAELMIQYNQKHHLFNLRGIAIGNPVLEFSTDFNSRAEYFWSHGLISDSTYKMFTSYCNYSRYVSEYYRGSMSSICAKVMSQVSTETSRFVDKYDVTLDVCIPSVLSQSKVVSPNQVGESVDVCVEDETVKYLNRRDVQEALHARLVGVREWTVCSNVLDYQLLDVEIPTINIVGSLVQAGVPVLVYSGDQDSVIPLTGSRTLVSRLAKRLGLRTSVPYRVWFAGQQVGGWTQVYGNVLSFATVRGASHEVPFSQPQRSLVLFKAFLDSHPLPEEF
- the LOC106319716 gene encoding uncharacterized protein LOC106319716 codes for the protein MDVVERRISSCYAKLPWIFKGSALYQINLVKAATARAFIPKELRLVEAFGYTLGGFFLASYDDSPAGVFDELVVIAGTVWNPPTSCAWAARVLVNSDEACHHGRKEVGLPSQVARFSKKITAVPKGKRERTFGLLDTFTLGTSMSHPEDMVEVKVSEVDGAASADICSIKFRSDEMEKKLGNWMGPAIKMSLPSFSGNTKYFPNLLKYSCHLQCRVRPVRPAVVSHPLDNETDSGENIHSSQELHENERRLSVAVMLSKPIIALEFKDLTMQVEAPVVV